Proteins encoded within one genomic window of Diorhabda sublineata isolate icDioSubl1.1 chromosome 1, icDioSubl1.1, whole genome shotgun sequence:
- the LOC130452439 gene encoding uncharacterized protein LOC130452439 has translation MMGILFKWFRFYLCLSFFQLCNGNPVNQIDTEIESNAKFVAGVISLLFTVCFLVFIVACLCCQRRKRFQQFRDSPVTASSIPNLDHGHVNPIASGEFTIFSPLSPHFNNNVFHEDKPNAKSIEDPLANSYDISPWFNSNENDFPRNRLKYIKELGSGWFGKVVEGAIQDDDNKKQNWTPVVVRILEATSSQNEKILFLQNAEIYKIGNHTNILTLVGRSLETVPYLLLQEWCSQGDLKAYLRSQKTDADQFLSTEYPLLWCYQLTSALKYIHEHDIVHLDLASRNCQLTNNLILKLGDYGLGPFKYPADYYQGQPTVPVRWCSPESLIYTQTTIQPKRVTPEANVWALAVTMWEICECGDQPYWDLSDDDVISQVLGPTGIRLRRPAHSVLYTDYIYRLMQLCWTSAESRPKVVQIHTMLTDLLQVHKNTSRTEVFDVDEFDRRWESCKPNTIIKTDHIAETVLESEGDDLRKSLSLSLTNLHGSLDNLAFYDQDVTINEQTTKSSDAFNCEDSIQRTTSSGSETEEENWRNKVERGAYTEKVRQKSRSVADLMVLTHVDYSESESETPLHSLEYRINYKNVRLAGLDGINSLENTTSIMYGSEGNLLNVQDTFKEELRRLKEERRDSLLFVPDNVSQINSFRSTETSNAPSSRLIHELNNPLEIQPPVVNQVFNIYNVTIDNFSPVHMNKLSDILDVNSQLKPEWRKAEKLKKINCELNQEIRELEKLNNVQKVYSAVYDQDDFNGVESDNSSIQNLEESNPMSQNSTEVVKVSNSLDLNRNVKETNLKSQQILMSNENLDIIPDLNQQKLLKDEVNSNQNTIKLIEINEHDKLNFIESNSKLYETEDNDSALEAMEIDCDRSKTCNNLKNGITNLTFEVLANDDSLLEDKVACEAFNFNIRLPIETNETALDFCDNRIENKGDELEIIVADNLVEQEEKRDNTETNCQNNSDTKKDQQSSEETVLIVLNEIVTRSLDEILEKAVSTPPIDKLCHSPKLEEKQLSVGDTDQDNTEQIVNFDLSFSQEEVMPNSLTHSSLFTSSTPFNKRSLENKFSSMKFEDNYVPDNSDLNYSLETWDNFLGSTMDHQNQHNENMFDSFSSEPQSLLFIDGEGVNETFDKFQDVESKSAVLSDAMNCPFLANLDKKKETSSKSCDVFSNTSHVFNSTYIKEGSDALQVYSGDIWNKYLEHPPGKKFDDFSSEPRSLIFIESEGVYKTCDNVDEVNRTVHVDDDTPPGTSENCVQIHSNTVDLQPTYNNEDGILNSTFTKEEVASNFGYSIENDALNITYTKEDDVLNTTYSKEESEVLKSATEDLDEGSFENGGGWFLHPQPTNELSGEIQVQSPCTDSYVGFGIDDEIMSAIRNELLTKLPHAQGNHTERVKEEDDWDTLERHEVFLRYNVYPLSPIPEESLIEDVSGTNTPRQEREEEIDWSGRTDTDTVTNDNETISANTLESPLRGTFNRHTPSQDSCCSNDTLFNLEDLICGPIDQEKDVDFVINTKSIEEAKTEKPLDCDERNENVEKNDGKEIKDSTTVCSQPQDIVNNFLTTERNYSAGVQLPSPEENPWKQLPATLLNYNQCTFSNSHSIKEESYSDCDNVEKQRNCDVGNIELKLKESTADEYDNSEHINVTLTKDQPDVVDISTLSSESNKIDSKLEEIEVNDKDKTLVIDENIDPYYSNVDVKGETEKPAIENEENDGHLYENTDVKNSENVDTGIDQFDDYVNIVNMENSRNRLESDVADNKNHAYINAYDKEEDDSIYGILTDIRFSGPGDSQMMSTSFSENNDEQGWESGSDSRSSSSGEFIWREGEHEEYLKALRAAPQDVVETVTPMEGTVEDNYEESDLSSNFSDEEESPEFVPSAWDKFAMPSKSAMRSPEKTPKKREEKKPKGVWFKKQKYHCIYEYPKEPESPILQTPEAWKQPEFKVFTDSPISTNLADDFFMTSSDQPFQTHSLSSQFFPGNSTWTFDNATPDSGMEDITPGSVIDSNEFPNTTSSVPTLKQLASEIVNRKKLPSLGSSDSLGGLRHTKKLLKLDLPPSPSAFCSDKMFTIEPTVEPVVREKPTFTTFGKSRFMVQHVETPPDASLIKNVSFEALPYKPMSPILDDSSLTSCKIEAVPNKQFNVVDDLSRSDTDLIERNFAKNEYDDKCKLKVEVVRGEASVLDSGDEDSGIESTSTLERKICNP, from the exons cAATTCCGAGATAGTCCTGTTACTGCATCGTCCATACCAAATTTAGACCATGGTCATGTCAATCCAATTGCTAGTGGAGAATTTACCATATTTTCTCCATTATCTCCTCATTTTAACAACAACGTTTTTCATGAGGACAAGCCAAAT gCAAAATCTATTGAGGACCCCCTAGCCAATAGCTACGACATTAGTCCATGGTtta ATTCAAATGAAAACGATTTTCCTAGAAATAGATTAAAATACATCAAAGAATTAGGATCGGGATGGTTTGGCAAG GTGGTTGAAGGTGCTATACAAGATGAcgacaataaaaaacaaaattggacGCCTGTAGTAGTTAGAATCTTAGAAGCGACCTCTAgtcagaatgaaaaaatattatttttacagaatgcagaaatatataaaattggaaatcatacaaatattttaacctTAGTAGGGAGATCGTTGGAAACAGTACCTTACTTGTTGCTGCAGGAATGGTGTTCtcag GGCGATTTAAAAGCTTATTTAAGATCTCAGAAGACCGACGCAGACCAGTTTTTGTCAACAGAATATCCACTATTATGGTGTTATCAATTAACATCAGCCTTAAAATATATACACGAACATGACATCGTACACTT GGATTTGGCAAGTAGAAATTGTCAACTAACCAATAATCTAATTCTAAAATTGGGGGACTACGGATTAGGACCCTTCAAATATCCGGCAGATTATTATCAAGGTCAACCAACAGTTCCTGTGAGATGGTGCTCACCGGAATCTCTTATATATACTCAAACTACTATACAACCAAAACGAGTCACTCCCGAAGCTAACGTTTGGGCATTGGCGGTGACGATGTGGGAGATCTGCGAATGCGGTGATCAACCCTATTGGGATTTAAGTGACGACGATGTAATTTCACAAGTTTTAGGACCGACTGGCATTAGGTTGAGAAGGCCTGCGCATTCAGTACTTTATACCGACTATAT TTACCGCCTCATGCAGTTATGTTGGACAAGCGCGGAATCTAGACCCAAAGTAGTACAAATTCACACAATGCTGACAGATCTTCTACAAGTCCATAAAAATACTTCGAGAACAGAAGTTTTCGATGTAGACGAATTCGATCGAAGATGGGAGTCCTGCAAACCGAATACCATCATCAAAACCGATCATATTGCAGAAACTGTACTCGAATCTGAAGGTGACGATTTGAGGAAATCGTTATCTCTTAGTCTTACGAACTTACACGGATCGTTAGATAATTTAG CTTTCTATGATCAGGATGTAACTATAAACGAACAAACAACAAAATCGAGCGACGCTTTTAACTGCGAGGATTCGATTCAAAGAACAACCAGCAGTGGAAGCGAAACCGAAGAAGAAAACTGGCGGAATAAAGTCGAAAGGGGAGCATATACAGAAAAAGTTCGTCAGAAATCGAGATCGGTTGCGGATTTAATGGTTTTGACTCATGTCGATTACTCAGAATCCGAATCTGAAACTCCTTTACATAGTCTAGAATATAggataaattacaaaaatgtgAGATTAGCTGGCTTAGATGGGATCAATTCTTTGGAAAACACCACCAGTATTATGTATGGAAGTGAAG gtAATCTTCTCAACGTTCAAGACACTTTCAAAGAAGAACTCAGAAGACTAAAGGAAGAACGCCGTGATAGTCTGCTATTTGTACCTGATAACGTTAGTCAAATTAATAGCTTTAGGAGCACAGAAACTTCCAACGCGCCCTCTTCGCGTTTAATACATGAACTGAACAATCCTTTAGAAATACAGCCCCCCGTCGTTAATcaagttttcaatatttacaatgtTACCATTGACAATTTTAGTCCTGTTCATATGAATAAGTTGAGCGATATATTAGACGTCAATTCTCAATTGAAACCGGAATGGAGGAAAGctgaaaaactgaagaaaataaattgtgagtTGAATCAAGAAATAAGAGAGTTGGAAAAATTGAACAACGTTCAAAAAGTATATTCAGCTGTATATGACCAAGATGATTTCAATGGTGTAGAATCGGACAACAGCTCGATTCAAAATTTAGAGGAATCGAATCCAATGAGCCAAAATTCGACCGAAGTGGTCAAAGTATCAAATAGTTTGGATTTAAATCGAAATGTAAAGGAAACTAATTTGAAATCGCAACAAATATTGATGTCGAATGAAAATTTAGATATCATTCCAGatttaaatcaacaaaaactaCTAAAAGACGAAGTTAACtcaaatcaaaatacaattaAGTTGATTGAAATCAACGAACAcgataaattaaattttattgagtcGAATTCCAAGTTATATGAAACGGAAGATAACGATTCGGCATTGGAAGCGATGGAAATAGATTGCGATCGATCTAAAACATGTAATAATCTAAAAAATGGCATAACTAATTTGACATTCGAAGTTTTGGCCAATGATGATTCGTTGTTGGAAGATAAGGTTGCATGTGAGgctttcaattttaatattaggTTGCCTATAGAAACTAATGAAACAGCTTTGGATTTTTGTGATAACAGGATTGAAAATAAAGGCGATGAGCTGGAAATCATTGTCGCAG aCAATCTTGTTGAACAAGAAGAAAAACGGGACAATACAGAAACAAACTGCCAAAATAATTCAGATACAAAGAAAGACCAACAATCATCTGAAGAAACGGTATTGATCGTTTTGAATGAAATAGTAACAAGGTCTTTAGATGAAATTCTCGAAAAAGCCGTTAGTACACCACCAATAGATAAATTGTGCCACAGTCCAAAGTTAGAAGAAAAACAGCTTTCGGTTGGCGATACTGATCAAGACAATACAgaacaaatagtaaatttcgaTCTGAGTTTTAGCCAAGAAGAAGTTATGCCAAATTCTTTAACACACTCGAGCCTTTTTACTAGCAGTACCCCTTTCAACAAAAGGTCcctagaaaataaattttccagtaTGAAATTTGAAGACAACTATGTACCTGATAACAGTGATCTAAATTATTCTTTAGAGACTTGGGATAATTTTTTGGGATCCACTATGGATCATCAAAATCaacataatgaaaatatgtttgataGTTTTTCGTCGGAACCTCAAAGTTTGCTTTTTATTGATGGTGAAGGTGTTAACGAAACATTTGATAAATTCCAAGATGTAGAAAGTAAAAGTGCGGTTTTATCTGACGCGATGAACTGTCCCTTTTTAGCGAATTTagataagaaaaaagaaactaGTAGCAAAAGTTGTgatgtattttcaaatactaGTCATGTTTTCAATTCTACTTATATTAAAGAGGGATCTGATGCATTACAAGTCTATTCGGGAG atatttggAACAAATATTTGGAACACCCTcctggaaaaaaatttgatgactTTTCTTCCGAGCCGCGAAGTTTGATTTTCATTGAGAGTGAAGGTGTTTATAAAACTTGTGATAATGTAGATGAAGTCAATAGAACTGTGCATGTAGATGATGATACACCACCTGGTACATCAGAAAATTGCGTACAAATTCATTCGAATACAGTTGACCTACAACCTACGTATAATAATGAAGACGGTATTTTGAATTCTACATTTACAAAAGAAGAAGTTGCTTCTAATTTCGGTTATTCTATAGAAAATGACGCTTTAAATATTACTTATACTAAAGAAGATGACGTTTTAAACACTACTTATTCTAAAGAAGAAAGTGAAGTTTTGAAATCGGCAACTGAAG ATCTAGATGAAGGAAGCTTCGAAAACGGTGGAGGTTGGTTCCTACATCCTCAACCAACAAATGAACTTAGCGGAGAAATTCAAGTTCAGTCTCCATGTACAGACAGTTACGTTGGATTTGGTATCGATGATGAAATAATGTCGGCAATTCGAAACGAATTACTGACCAAATTACCACATGCTCAG GGAAATCATACTGAACGCGTTAAGGAAGAAGATGATTGGGATACATTAGAAAGACATGAAGTATTTTTGAGATACAATGTATATCCTTTATCACCAATACCAGAAGAAAGTTTAATTGAAGACGTCTCTGGTACAAATACACCAAG GCAGGAACGAGAAGAAGAAATCGATTGGTCCGGTCGTACCGACACAGATACGGTAACCAATGATAACGAAACTATTTCTGCAAACACACTTGAAAGTCCTTTAAGAGGTACTTTTAATAGGCATACTCCCAGTCAAGATTCCTGTTGCTCCAATGATACCTTATTTAATCTAGAAGATTTAATATGTGGTCCAATTGATCAAGAAAAGGATGTAGATTTcgttattaatacaaaaagtattGAGGAGGCGAAGACAGAGAAACCGTTAGATTGTgatgaaagaaatgaaaacgttGAGAAAAATGATGGTAAAGAGATAAAAGATAGTACGACAGTTTGTTCCCAACCACAagacattgttaataattttttgacaactGAAAGAAATTATTCTGCC ggTGTTCAATTGCCATCTCCTGAAGAAAACCCATGGAAACAACTTCCAGCTACACTTCTCAATTACAACCAATGTACCTTTAGTAATTCTCATTCCATTAAAGAAGAATCGTATTCTGACTGTGATAATGTAGAAAAACAAAGGAACTGTGATGtaggaaatatcgaattaaaGTTGAAAGAATCGACCGCAGACGAATATGATAATAGTGAACATATAAATGTCACTTTAACTAAAGATCAACCCGATGTTGTGGATATATCTACTTTGTCGTCAGAATCAAacaaaatagattcaaaattagaagaaattgaAGTTAATGACAAAGACAAAACACTTGTAATTGATGAAAACATTGATCCGTATTATTCGAACGTCGATGTAAAAGGAGAAACCGAAAAACCCGCAATtgaaaatgaggaaaatgatgGACACTTATATGAAAATACCGATGTTAAAAACAGTGAAAATGTAGATACGGGTATCGATCAATTCGATGATTACGTTAATATCGTAAATATGGAAAACAGTAGAAATCGATTAGAATCAGATGTTGCCGATAACAAAAATCACGCTTATATCAATGCTTACGATAAAGAAGAAGACGATAGTATTTATGGTATATTGACCGATATACGATTTAGCGGACCAGGTGACAGTCAAATGATGTCAACATCTTTCAGTGAAAATAACGATGAACAAGGTTGGGAAAGTGGATCCGATTCACGATCCAGTTCCAGTGGCGAATTTATTTGGAGG GAAGGGGAACATGAAGAGTATCTGAAGGCACTAAGGGCAGCACCACAAGATGTG GTGGAAACTGTCACACCAATGGAAGGAACAGTTGAAGATAATTATGAAGAAAGTGATTTAAGCAGTAATTTCAGCGATGAGGAAGAGTCACCGGAATTTGTACCATCGGCTTGGGATAAATTCGCCATGCCCAGTAAATCGGCAATGCGATCACCAGAAAAAACTCCCAAAAAAAGAGAAGAA aaaaaaccgAAAGGAGTCtggtttaaaaaacaaaaatatcattgtATATACGAGTATCCTAAAGAACCCGAAAGTCCCATACTACAGACACCAGAGGCGTGGAAACAACCTGAATTTAAAGTATTTACTG acaGTCCGATTAGTACGAATTTGGCAGATGATTTCTTCATGACTAGTTCCGATCAGCCTTTCCAAACCCACAGTTTGAGTTCCCAATTTTTCCCGGGAAACAGTACCTGGACGTTTGACAATGCTACCCCGGACAGCGGAATGGAAGATATAACACCAGGAAGTGTTATAGATTCTAACGAATTTCCAAATACGACGTCTTCAGTGCCAACTCTTAAACAACTAGCGTCCGAAATAGTAAATAGGAAGAAACTACCTTCTTTAGGTAGTAGTGATTCTTTAGGAGGTCTCAGGCACaccaagaaattattaaaattagatttACCTCCAAGCCCTAGCGCTTTTTGTTCTGATAAAATGTTCACTATTGAACCGACGGTGGAACCTGTTGTTAGAGAAAAACCTACTTTTACGACTTTTGGTAAAAGTAGGTTTATGGTTCAACACGTCGAAACACCTCCGGATGCCTCTCTTATTAAAAACGTTTCTTTCGAGGCTCTACCTTACAAACCAATGAGTCCGATTTTAGACGATAGCTCTTTAACAAGTTGTAAAATAGAGGCTGTGcctaataaacaatttaatgtTGTGGACGATCTTTCTCGGTCGGACACCGACTTGATAGAAAGAAATTTCGCTAAGAATGAATATGACGATAAGTGTAAATTAAAAGTTGAAGTAGTGAGAGGAGAGGCTAGTGTATTAGATAGCGGGGATGAAGATAGTGGGATAGAGTCTACTAGTActttagaaagaaaaatttgtaatcCGTAA